A region from the Algoriphagus machipongonensis genome encodes:
- a CDS encoding sulfite exporter TauE/SafE family protein, whose translation MDLVNIFGFISAIIIGISLGLIGGGGSILTVPVLVYILSVEPVLATAYSLFVVGSTSLLGSFTYMKKQLVDYKTALVFAIPSFIAVFLTRKFLVPALPDPLFSLAGFEVAKNVGIMVFFALIMLAASYSMIKGRKNDLDEENSQVVFNYPMIALEGSVVGLVTGIVGAGGGFLIIPALVLLAKLPMKKAVGTSLLIIAAKSLIGFLGDVSNQTIDWKMLLIFTGLSIVGIFIGSALSKKINENALKKGFGWFVLAMGVYIISKELIFR comes from the coding sequence ATGGATTTAGTAAATATATTTGGGTTTATTTCAGCAATAATAATAGGGATTTCCTTAGGACTTATCGGTGGCGGGGGATCTATTCTGACGGTGCCAGTCTTGGTTTATATTTTAAGTGTAGAGCCTGTATTGGCTACTGCATACTCGCTTTTTGTAGTTGGGAGCACTTCCTTATTGGGCTCTTTTACTTATATGAAAAAGCAACTGGTTGATTACAAAACAGCGCTAGTTTTTGCAATTCCCTCCTTTATAGCGGTCTTTTTGACTAGAAAGTTTTTAGTGCCAGCATTGCCGGATCCATTATTTTCATTGGCTGGCTTTGAGGTGGCTAAAAATGTTGGAATCATGGTGTTTTTTGCGTTGATCATGCTTGCGGCTTCTTATTCTATGATCAAGGGTAGAAAAAATGATTTGGATGAAGAGAATTCTCAAGTAGTTTTCAATTACCCAATGATAGCTTTGGAAGGTTCGGTTGTCGGTTTGGTTACAGGTATAGTTGGTGCTGGGGGAGGATTTTTAATCATTCCAGCCTTGGTTTTATTAGCCAAACTTCCAATGAAAAAAGCAGTCGGAACTTCGCTTTTGATTATTGCTGCCAAGTCATTGATCGGGTTTTTAGGAGATGTCTCGAATCAAACCATCGATTGGAAGATGTTATTGATATTTACCGGGCTTTCTATTGTAGGAATTTTTATCGGAAGCGCGTTATCAAAAAAAATAAATGAAAATGCATTGAAAAAGGGCTTTGGATGGTTTGTACTTGCTATGGGGGTTTATATAATTTCCAAAGAATTGATTTTCAGGTAA
- a CDS encoding Crp/Fnr family transcriptional regulator yields the protein MSLEELKNYLPGFTDLNLLNAILEQGQVLNLEPGKVLMEPGKFVKMVPIVLEGSIKILRVDEDGKELFLYYLDAGETCALSLTCCSASKPSEIKAIVEEKTILIGIPIGSHEKWMDEFRQWKEFVANTYQSRFQEMLVALDAVAFKKMDERLMRYIITKMKQYKSNEMHTTHQEIANELGTSREVVSRLLKQLEKKKWIELGRNVIYIRDDFEELISK from the coding sequence ATGAGCTTAGAAGAATTAAAGAATTACCTACCAGGTTTTACGGACCTCAATTTATTAAATGCAATATTGGAACAAGGTCAGGTATTAAACCTCGAACCAGGAAAGGTGTTAATGGAGCCCGGGAAGTTTGTGAAAATGGTGCCGATCGTTTTAGAAGGATCTATTAAGATATTGAGAGTCGATGAAGATGGTAAGGAACTTTTCTTGTATTACCTAGATGCAGGTGAGACCTGCGCTCTTTCACTGACTTGTTGCTCAGCCTCCAAACCTAGTGAGATTAAAGCGATAGTTGAAGAAAAAACAATACTCATCGGGATACCTATTGGAAGCCATGAAAAATGGATGGATGAATTTAGGCAATGGAAAGAGTTTGTGGCCAATACATATCAAAGCCGTTTTCAGGAAATGTTGGTAGCCCTGGATGCCGTAGCTTTTAAGAAGATGGATGAGCGACTGATGCGCTATATCATCACAAAAATGAAGCAGTATAAATCTAATGAGATGCACACAACTCATCAGGAGATAGCAAACGAATTAGGAACATCCAGAGAAGTAGTATCTCGGTTATTGAAACAACTTGAGAAAAAGAAGTGGATTGAGTTGGGCCGAAATGTGATTTATATTAGAGATGATTTTGAGGAGCTTATCAGTAAGTAG
- a CDS encoding TonB-dependent receptor plug domain-containing protein: MTKYYLLTTALFSLILFSLNAQVITVQEKDTEVPLPGVLVFGEEPHLSKITDKYGRVDLSGFSNASKIHFQLLGYESKSTDLETISDSSSIVFLVPGLIQMEQAVITASRWRQSDQETPNKISVFNQEALQLRSPSNTADWLGSNGDVFIQKSQQGGGSPMIRGFSANRLLYSVDGVRVNTAIFRGGNLQNVISLDPLALQNTEVLFGPGSVMYGSDALGGVMAFETLKPNFSDSGIEVKGTFFSRFATANKEKTFHGDISFATKKWAFLSSASHFDYGDLEMGNKGPEDYLRPWYVIPSKDGDQSILNPNPDVQKQSGYSQLNLMQKVRYKPSNRTTWDYAFHYSKSSDIPRYDRLIEGSYEKPKYAEWKYGPQVWLMNQLSVSQLGRGKLYDQMSIKLAQQHFEESRINRRFNNPTLTDRVEKVNALSINADWVKTLFKENFLSYGAEIVYNSVNSSGTEQNIQNNEELPASARYPKSDWTSLAIYSTYHAHISDQLKFQGGLRFNQVLLSADFSSNEEFFPLPYQETTNNNGALTGSAGLVYNPSSSFTISPQVSTGFRAPNVDDLGKFFDSEPGAVIVPNPDLKPEYVYNAEVNLNKHWGNFLKVDASVYYTFLDRAMVRRPFELGGQDTIIYEGVPSKVLAIQNAASARVYGLQAGLEWSPSKNWLLYSKLNWQKGEEELEDETTSPTRHAAPLFGLTRITYSTKRLKVELSSNYSGEISFEDMPVDEKGKPHLYAKDENGNPYSPSWMTINLHSTYQLTGFLDLMLGIENIGDKRYRPYSSGMAGPGRNFSFSIKASF, from the coding sequence ATGACCAAATATTACCTCCTTACTACAGCGCTATTTTCATTAATCTTGTTTTCTTTAAATGCCCAGGTAATTACTGTGCAGGAAAAGGACACAGAAGTGCCTTTACCTGGAGTTTTGGTTTTTGGAGAGGAACCTCATTTAAGCAAAATCACAGATAAATATGGTCGTGTTGATTTGTCAGGCTTTTCCAATGCCTCCAAAATACATTTTCAGCTGCTTGGATACGAATCAAAGAGCACAGATTTAGAAACGATCAGCGACAGTTCTTCCATCGTATTTTTAGTTCCTGGTTTGATTCAAATGGAACAGGCTGTGATTACAGCAAGTAGGTGGAGACAAAGTGATCAGGAAACTCCCAACAAAATCAGTGTTTTTAACCAAGAAGCCTTACAGCTACGCTCACCTTCAAATACTGCGGATTGGTTAGGCAGCAATGGGGATGTTTTCATACAGAAAAGCCAACAAGGTGGAGGAAGCCCAATGATTCGAGGATTTTCTGCTAACAGGCTACTCTATTCAGTAGATGGAGTAAGAGTGAATACAGCAATATTCAGAGGAGGAAATCTTCAAAATGTTATCTCATTAGATCCTTTAGCACTTCAAAATACTGAAGTTCTTTTTGGACCTGGTTCGGTCATGTATGGTAGTGATGCCTTAGGTGGAGTGATGGCTTTCGAAACATTGAAGCCCAATTTCTCAGATTCTGGAATAGAAGTGAAAGGAACATTTTTCAGCAGATTTGCCACAGCTAACAAAGAAAAGACTTTTCATGGAGATATTTCATTTGCTACCAAAAAATGGGCTTTCTTATCCAGTGCCTCCCATTTCGATTATGGTGATTTAGAAATGGGGAATAAAGGTCCCGAAGATTATCTGAGGCCATGGTATGTTATTCCTTCAAAAGATGGAGATCAGTCCATACTCAACCCGAATCCAGATGTTCAAAAACAAAGTGGGTATTCCCAACTGAACTTAATGCAAAAAGTTCGGTATAAACCCTCCAATAGGACAACATGGGATTATGCTTTTCACTACTCAAAATCATCAGATATCCCAAGGTATGACCGATTAATCGAAGGTTCATATGAAAAACCAAAATATGCTGAATGGAAATACGGCCCGCAGGTTTGGCTTATGAATCAACTTTCTGTAAGCCAATTAGGTCGTGGAAAGCTTTATGATCAAATGAGCATCAAATTGGCTCAACAGCATTTTGAAGAAAGCAGAATTAACCGAAGGTTTAATAATCCAACTTTGACTGATCGAGTGGAAAAGGTAAATGCACTTTCAATCAATGCAGATTGGGTCAAAACCTTATTCAAAGAAAACTTCTTGAGTTATGGTGCCGAAATAGTTTACAATAGTGTCAACTCCTCAGGAACCGAACAAAACATTCAGAACAATGAGGAACTTCCTGCCTCAGCTAGATACCCTAAATCTGACTGGACCTCGCTAGCAATCTACAGTACTTATCATGCACATATTTCCGATCAACTGAAATTTCAGGGAGGTCTTCGATTTAACCAAGTTCTGCTTTCTGCGGACTTCAGCTCAAATGAAGAATTCTTCCCTCTACCTTACCAAGAAACAACCAATAATAACGGGGCTTTGACTGGATCAGCGGGATTAGTTTATAATCCAAGCTCAAGTTTTACCATATCTCCTCAAGTCTCTACTGGATTTAGAGCGCCTAATGTGGATGATTTGGGAAAATTCTTTGATTCAGAACCTGGTGCTGTAATCGTGCCCAACCCGGATTTAAAGCCTGAATACGTTTACAACGCAGAAGTAAACTTAAATAAGCATTGGGGAAATTTCCTGAAGGTTGATGCTTCTGTTTATTATACCTTTTTGGACAGAGCCATGGTTAGGAGGCCTTTCGAGTTAGGAGGCCAGGATACGATTATTTATGAAGGAGTTCCAAGTAAAGTCCTAGCCATTCAAAATGCTGCCTCTGCAAGAGTTTATGGTTTACAGGCTGGTCTGGAATGGTCTCCATCCAAAAACTGGCTTCTTTACTCCAAATTAAACTGGCAAAAAGGTGAAGAGGAACTTGAAGATGAAACTACTAGCCCTACACGACACGCTGCTCCCCTATTTGGCTTAACAAGAATAACCTATTCAACCAAAAGATTGAAAGTGGAGCTAAGTAGTAATTATAGTGGAGAGATATCCTTTGAGGACATGCCTGTAGATGAAAAAGGGAAACCCCATCTGTATGCAAAAGATGAAAATGGAAACCCATACTCCCCTTCTTGGATGACTATAAATTTGCATAGCACTTATCAGTTGACTGGATTCTTGGATTTAATGCTCGGAATAGAAAATATAGGGGACAAAAGATATAGACCCTATAGCTCTGGAATGGCCGGACCAGGAAGAAATTTTAGTTTTTCGATCAAAGCTTCCTTTTGA
- a CDS encoding NAD(P)/FAD-dependent oxidoreductase, translated as MNHYQILIIGGGTAGITVAAQLKRKDKSLSMAIIEPSKKHYYQPAWTLVGAGTYNFKDTERDEADYIPKGVDWIQDYAKGIDPKTNSVETKDSGKITYDYLVVAPGLVMVPELLPGLPEAMEKGIVCSNYTDPEYTWEMLQKFKGGNAVFTQPTTPIKCGGAPQKIMYLAEEYFRKSGVRNDTNVIFATPGTVIFGVPDFARTLNKIILDRDIIFKPFYAPVRIDPDKKEVFFKYSKPGENGCVITEGNKIGEEIIGESEIKISFDFLHLAPPQAAPKFIRDSIVSMQDGPNKGWIDVDIHTLQHKRFPNIFSLGDVAALPTAKTGAAIRKQAPVLVENLLKIIHSNHVGSASYNGYSSCPLVTGYSKMVLAEFKYDNVRDSDPLISKFVDTTKEQYSMWLLKKYGLPFMYWNLMLKGKA; from the coding sequence ATGAACCACTATCAGATTTTAATCATCGGAGGAGGAACAGCTGGAATCACAGTTGCCGCCCAACTTAAAAGAAAAGATAAATCACTTTCAATGGCTATTATCGAGCCTTCCAAAAAACATTACTATCAACCTGCTTGGACTTTGGTAGGTGCTGGAACATATAATTTTAAAGATACAGAGAGAGATGAAGCCGATTACATTCCAAAAGGAGTTGATTGGATTCAGGATTATGCAAAAGGTATAGATCCAAAAACCAATTCTGTTGAAACAAAAGATTCAGGAAAAATAACATACGATTACTTAGTAGTAGCTCCAGGTTTAGTAATGGTTCCTGAGTTGTTACCGGGTTTGCCAGAGGCAATGGAAAAGGGAATAGTTTGTAGTAATTATACCGATCCGGAATATACCTGGGAAATGCTTCAAAAATTTAAAGGAGGAAATGCAGTCTTCACCCAACCCACCACCCCTATCAAATGTGGTGGAGCCCCCCAGAAAATCATGTACCTGGCAGAGGAATATTTTAGAAAATCTGGAGTCAGAAATGACACCAATGTCATCTTTGCAACTCCAGGAACTGTGATTTTTGGTGTTCCGGATTTCGCGAGAACTCTCAACAAAATTATTTTAGATAGGGATATTATCTTCAAACCCTTTTATGCCCCAGTAAGAATTGATCCAGACAAAAAGGAAGTTTTCTTTAAATACTCAAAACCGGGTGAAAATGGTTGTGTAATCACAGAAGGAAACAAAATAGGTGAAGAAATAATTGGGGAATCAGAAATCAAAATCTCCTTTGATTTTCTCCATTTGGCTCCACCGCAGGCAGCCCCAAAATTTATTAGAGACTCCATTGTCTCTATGCAGGACGGCCCAAATAAAGGTTGGATTGATGTAGACATCCACACCCTTCAGCATAAAAGATTTCCAAATATCTTTTCCCTCGGGGATGTCGCGGCATTACCTACAGCCAAAACAGGAGCAGCTATTAGGAAACAAGCACCTGTTTTGGTAGAAAATCTTTTGAAAATTATTCATAGCAATCACGTTGGATCTGCTTCCTATAATGGATACTCTTCCTGCCCATTGGTAACAGGTTATTCAAAAATGGTCTTGGCAGAATTTAAATATGATAACGTCAGAGATTCCGACCCTCTGATCTCAAAATTTGTAGACACCACAAAAGAACAATATTCAATGTGGCTACTCAAAAAGTATGGTCTCCCATTTATGTATTGGAATTTAATGTTAAAAGGGAAAGCTTAG
- a CDS encoding universal stress protein produces the protein MKILIPMDFSENSRKTLEFAISLSRTKATTITLIHVIEVIYDFAAQSAIAIEGMHRDADQYFQKFISTFKEPGIKLEYILKEGTVSIMTAKIAEELSVDLIIMGTHGASGVERSMMGTNAVEVIKSSEVPVLLFPEKAQISGIQKMSLAIELNDHEEPFINNIIQLSKTWNLKLDLIHVQQNRSFTEELALLGLERFLEINHPELEPKVNTIKAEKVEEGIGSFLKENPNTILVMCHRHHSFWEQIMSKSKSIEIAYHPSVPLLVMI, from the coding sequence ATGAAAATATTGATCCCCATGGATTTTTCGGAGAACTCAAGAAAAACGCTTGAGTTTGCTATTTCTTTATCTCGCACAAAAGCAACCACAATTACCCTAATCCATGTCATTGAAGTGATTTATGATTTTGCAGCACAATCTGCAATCGCAATTGAAGGGATGCACCGAGATGCGGATCAATACTTTCAAAAATTCATTTCTACTTTTAAGGAACCGGGAATTAAACTGGAATACATTCTTAAAGAAGGAACAGTTTCAATAATGACTGCAAAAATAGCAGAGGAATTAAGCGTGGACCTTATCATTATGGGAACACACGGTGCTTCGGGAGTGGAAAGGTCCATGATGGGTACTAATGCTGTCGAAGTCATTAAATCTTCTGAAGTCCCAGTTTTATTATTTCCTGAAAAAGCCCAAATAAGTGGGATTCAAAAAATGTCTTTGGCAATTGAGCTTAACGATCATGAGGAACCTTTTATTAATAATATTATCCAACTAAGTAAAACCTGGAATCTTAAACTCGACCTAATCCATGTTCAACAAAACAGAAGTTTCACGGAGGAATTGGCTCTTCTAGGTTTAGAAAGGTTTTTAGAAATAAATCACCCAGAGCTAGAGCCAAAAGTAAATACAATCAAGGCGGAAAAGGTCGAAGAAGGGATAGGAAGCTTTTTGAAAGAAAACCCAAATACCATTTTAGTAATGTGTCACAGGCATCATTCTTTTTGGGAACAAATCATGAGTAAAAGTAAGTCAATTGAAATAGCATATCATCCCAGTGTACCCTTACTAGTAATGATTTAA
- a CDS encoding DUF4394 domain-containing protein, with amino-acid sequence MKSNQILSIFVAAVFSMAALVSCDDRNGRNPVVEKPGMAPDVSFTALSADNMILTYEAQDLSSPTSMIAITGLPMGENIISIDYRPATGQLYALSTASKLYHINENSGAATMLGTEPFSPAYDGANASIDFNPTVDRIRLVTESGQNLRLHPELGTVVAIDGSINGGMNPRIGAVAYSDSFSGTTMTTLYDIDLEENKLYKQVPPNDGGLEEVGNLGLDLEGVSDMDITPDNSIAFAVSQKNTKTRLYRIDLTTGDAEWLGMFKEDVISIAFKTNPIAYAADANNMLYRFDPTDPNPIAVEFKGLGSGEMIAGLDYRPINGQLLAVSNMSQLYSVNPANGTLTAIGDPLNPMAMGMYIGFDFNPTVDRIRLVTETGQNLRLHPDLGTVVAVDGSLNPGMPHAPAAAYTNSFAGTTTTALYVVDSEDDMLYQVSPPNDGDLVAIGPLGIDVEDDNGFDIGGTSNMAYGVFTVNGMSAVYAVDLMTGEASKVSDLNFMPTAMALGLGF; translated from the coding sequence ATGAAAAGCAATCAAATTTTATCAATTTTTGTGGCTGCAGTTTTTAGTATGGCAGCTCTTGTTTCATGCGATGACAGAAATGGAAGAAATCCAGTCGTCGAAAAGCCCGGCATGGCTCCAGATGTGAGCTTTACAGCATTATCAGCAGATAATATGATTTTAACCTATGAGGCGCAGGATTTGTCATCTCCAACTTCTATGATTGCAATCACAGGGTTGCCTATGGGAGAAAATATTATTTCCATCGATTATAGACCAGCAACTGGTCAATTGTATGCTTTAAGTACAGCCAGTAAATTGTATCATATCAATGAAAATTCTGGAGCTGCTACCATGCTAGGCACAGAACCTTTTTCACCGGCATATGATGGAGCAAACGCGTCAATAGATTTTAACCCTACAGTGGATAGAATCAGACTTGTAACAGAATCTGGTCAAAACCTGAGACTACATCCTGAGCTTGGTACTGTTGTAGCAATTGATGGTTCTATTAATGGAGGAATGAACCCTAGAATCGGAGCTGTAGCTTATTCCGATAGTTTTTCTGGAACTACCATGACAACTCTTTATGACATTGATTTGGAGGAAAACAAATTGTATAAGCAAGTGCCTCCAAATGACGGAGGTCTTGAGGAAGTTGGGAATTTAGGTTTAGACTTAGAAGGAGTAAGTGATATGGATATCACACCTGATAATTCTATTGCTTTTGCAGTTAGTCAAAAAAACACTAAAACAAGACTATACCGAATTGACCTGACGACAGGGGATGCTGAATGGCTGGGTATGTTTAAAGAAGATGTGATTAGTATTGCTTTCAAGACAAACCCTATCGCTTATGCAGCTGATGCAAATAACATGCTTTATAGATTTGATCCGACTGATCCAAATCCGATTGCTGTGGAATTTAAAGGTCTGGGTTCAGGTGAAATGATCGCTGGTTTGGATTATCGACCTATTAATGGACAATTATTAGCCGTTTCTAACATGAGTCAATTATATAGCGTGAATCCAGCAAATGGTACTTTGACTGCCATAGGAGATCCATTAAACCCGATGGCTATGGGAATGTATATTGGCTTTGACTTTAATCCTACGGTAGACAGAATCCGCTTAGTAACGGAGACTGGTCAAAACTTAAGGCTGCACCCTGATTTGGGAACTGTAGTTGCTGTTGATGGATCTTTGAATCCAGGAATGCCTCATGCTCCGGCCGCGGCCTATACCAACTCTTTTGCTGGTACTACTACTACGGCATTATATGTAGTAGATTCTGAAGATGATATGCTCTATCAAGTCTCTCCTCCAAATGATGGTGATTTGGTAGCAATAGGTCCATTAGGTATAGATGTTGAAGATGACAATGGCTTTGACATTGGTGGCACTTCAAATATGGCTTATGGCGTATTTACAGTAAATGGAATGTCTGCAGTGTATGCGGTTGATTTGATGACTGGAGAAGCGAGTAAAGTTTCTGACTTGAATTTTATGCCAACAGCAATGGCTTTAGGCCTTGGTTTTTAA